Proteins encoded in a region of the Suncus etruscus isolate mSunEtr1 chromosome 1, mSunEtr1.pri.cur, whole genome shotgun sequence genome:
- the PSMB3 gene encoding proteasome subunit beta type-3 has translation MSIMSYNGGAVMAMKGKNCVAIAADRRFGIQAQMVTTDFQKIFPMGDRLYIGLAGLATDVQTVAQRLKFRLNLYELKEGRQIKPYTLMSMVANLLYEKRFGPYYTEPVIAGLDPKTFEPFICSLDLIGCPMVTDDFVVSGTCAEQMYGMCESLWEPDMDPEHLFETISQAMLNAVDRDAVSGMGVIVHIIEKDKITTRTLKARMD, from the exons ATG TCTATTATGTCCTATAACGGAGGGGCCGTCATGGCCATGAAGGGCAAGAACTGTGTGGCCATCGCTGCCGACCGGCGCTTCGgaatccaggcccagatggtgaCCACGGACTTCCAGAAGATCTTTCCCATGGGCGATCGACTATACATCGGCCTGGCCGGGCTTGCCACTGACGTCCAGACCGT TGCCCAGCGCCTTAAGTTCCGACTAAACCTGTACGAACTGAAGGAAGGGCGGCAGATCAAGCCTTACACCCTCATGAGCATGGTGGCCAACCTCTTGTATGAGAAGCG GTTCGGTCCCTATTATACTGAACCAGTCATTGCTGGGCTGGACCCGAAGACCTTTGAGCCTTTCATCTGCTCTCTAGACCTCATTGGCTGCCCCATGGTGACCGACGACTTCGTGGTCAGTGGCACCTGTGCAGAACAAATGTATGGGATGTGTGAGTCCCTCTGGGAGCCTGACATG GACCCAGAGCACCTGTTTGAGACCATCTCACAGGCCATGCTGAATGCCGTTGATCGTGACGCTGTGTCGGGCATGGGGGTCATCGTTCATATCAT TGAGAAGGACAAAATCACCACCAGGACACTGAAGGCCCGGATGGACTAG